From Acinetobacter lwoffii, a single genomic window includes:
- the tsaA gene encoding tRNA (N6-threonylcarbamoyladenosine(37)-N6)-methyltransferase TrmO: MTELTLPIIGYMRSPYKEKFGIPRQPNLVQVESYIEMVGPYNDLLAFEGIEEFSHLWLVWQFHDNKNQHNSQFRPQVRPPRLGGNKKIGVFATRSMYRPSPIGLSVVKLKEVRKVGKHVRVYVTGSDLLDGTPIMDIKPYIQYSDAIIEAQSGYAQDEPPRKTVIWSDEAEQQKQQLLGNGKISVQTIQELEAVLSLDPRPAYQEDEERVYGMKFAGMEVRFLVRELSVYILEIEYIEL; encoded by the coding sequence ATGACTGAACTGACGCTGCCGATTATTGGTTATATGCGTTCTCCCTATAAAGAAAAATTTGGTATTCCTCGTCAGCCGAATCTGGTTCAGGTCGAAAGCTATATTGAAATGGTCGGGCCCTATAATGACCTGCTCGCCTTTGAGGGAATTGAAGAATTCAGTCATTTGTGGCTGGTCTGGCAATTTCATGACAATAAAAACCAGCACAACAGCCAGTTTCGTCCACAAGTGCGTCCGCCGCGTTTGGGTGGTAACAAGAAAATAGGCGTGTTTGCTACGCGCAGCATGTATCGTCCATCACCGATTGGTTTATCTGTGGTCAAACTCAAAGAAGTGAGAAAAGTGGGCAAACATGTTCGAGTGTATGTGACAGGGAGTGACTTGCTCGATGGCACGCCAATTATGGATATCAAACCTTATATTCAATATTCGGATGCCATCATTGAAGCACAAAGCGGTTATGCACAGGATGAACCACCACGTAAAACCGTCATCTGGAGCGATGAAGCGGAGCAGCAAAAGCAACAATTACTAGGAAATGGAAAAATTTCTGTGCAGACTATTCAGGAACTGGAAGCTGTCTTATCTCTAGATCCAAGGCCAGCGTATCAGGAAGATGAAGAACGGGTATATGGGATGAAGTTTGCGGGCATGGAGGTGAGGTTTTTGGTAAGAGAGTTATCTGTTTATATATTAGAAATAGAATATATTGAATTGTGA